One segment of Thunnus thynnus chromosome 19, fThuThy2.1, whole genome shotgun sequence DNA contains the following:
- the LOC137170927 gene encoding stomatin-like protein 2, mitochondrial, whose product MMLRTLCRAGGALLQQTQRTAPRLWVTPAQQRWASNLPMNTVVLFVPQQEAWVVERMGRFHRILEPGLNFLIPLLDRIRYVQSLKEIVIDVPEQSAVSLDNVTLQIDGVLYLRILDPFKASYGVEDPEYAVTQLAQTTMRSELGKLTLDKVFRERESLNSNIVHAINQASDEWGIRCLRYEIKDIHVPPRVKESMQMQVEAERKKRATVLESEGTRESAINVAEGRKQAQILASEGEKAERINKAAGEAQAVLAKAEAKSKAIRMLSEALTEQNGNAAASLSVAEQYVSAFSKLAKESNTILLPSNSGDVSSMVTQAMTIYSTLAKTAPKVAAAAEEKSEEPENHSASSQ is encoded by the exons atgatgCTGCGGACACTGTGTCGGGCCGGCGGGGCGCTTCTGCAG caAACCCAGCGAACGGCGCCGAGGTTGTGGGTGACACCAGCGCAGCAGCGATGGGCGTCCAACCTGCCCATGAACACTGTGGTCCTGTTTGTGCCCCAACAGGAAGCCTGGGTGGTGGAGAGGATGGGTCGCTTCCACCGGATCTTAGAGCCG GGTTTAAACTTCCTAATACCTTTACTTGACCGAATTCGCTATGTGCAAAGTCTGAAAGAGATTGTCATTGATGTCCCAGAGCAGTCTGCAGTATCTTTAG ATAATGTAACACTACAGATCGATGGAGTGCTTTATTTAAGGATTTTAGATCCTTTTAAG GCCAGTTATGGTGTGGAGGATCCAGAATATGCTGTCACACAGCTGGCACAGACCACCATGCGTTCAGAACTGGGCAAACTCACACTGGACAAAGTGTTCAGG GAAAGGGAGTCCCTCAATTCCAACATCGTCCACGCCATCAACCAAGCCTCAGACGAATGGGGAATCCGTTGCCTCCGTTATGAAATTAAAGATATACATGTTCCACCTCGTGTCAAAGAATCCATGCAGATGCAG GTGGAGGCTGAGCGTAAGAAGAGAGCCACAGTGCTTGAATCTGAAGGGACGAGGGAATCAGCCATCAACGTCGCCGAGGGTCGTAAACAAGCTCAGATCCTGGCCTCGGAGGGTGAAAAAGCAGAGCGGATCAATAAAGCGGCTG GTGAGGCCCAAGCAGTCCTAGCCAAAGCTGAGGCAAAATCCAAGGCCATCCGTATGCTGTCAGAAGCTCTGACTGAACAg AATGGAAATGCGGCAGCCTCGCTAAGTGTGGCCGAGCAGTACGTGTCTGCTTTCTCTAAACTCGCCAAAGAGTCCAACACCATCCTTCTGCCATCTAATAGTGGTGACGTTAGCAGCATGGTCACACag GCTATGACTATTTACAGTACGCTGGCAAAGACAGCCCCAAaagtagcagcagcagcggagGAGAAGAGTGAAGAGCCTGAGAACCATTCAGCATCATCTCAataa